From Streptomyces yatensis, one genomic window encodes:
- the rsfS gene encoding ribosome silencing factor — protein MTATDRSLELINAAAQAAADKLAHDIIAYDVSDVLSITDAFLLASAPNDRQVKSIVDEIEERLNKDLGAKPVRREGDREARWVLLDYVDIVVHVQHSEERVFYALERLWKDCPQLELPADAEATRGKGQEYAQAQAADGGVGGELS, from the coding sequence GTGACCGCCACGGACCGCTCCCTCGAGCTCATCAACGCCGCCGCCCAGGCCGCCGCCGACAAGCTCGCGCACGACATCATCGCGTACGACGTCAGCGACGTGCTCTCCATCACCGACGCCTTCCTGCTGGCCTCGGCCCCCAACGACCGCCAGGTCAAGTCGATCGTCGACGAGATCGAGGAGCGGCTGAACAAGGACCTGGGCGCCAAGCCGGTGCGCCGCGAGGGCGACCGTGAGGCCCGCTGGGTGCTGCTGGACTACGTGGACATCGTGGTGCACGTCCAGCACAGCGAGGAGCGGGTGTTCTACGCCCTGGAGCGGCTCTGGAAGGACTGCCCGCAGCTGGAGCTCCCGGCCGACGCCGAGGCCACCCGCGGCAAGGGGCAGGAGTACGCGCAGGCGCAGGCCGCGGACGGCGGCGTGGGCGGTGAGCTGAGCTGA
- a CDS encoding histidine phosphatase family protein, producing MNGTHGGRGRRIVLWRHGQTAWNIERRFQGSLDIELTDTGVAQAHRAARLLAALKPDAIIASDLKRVAATAAELSAVTGLSITHDAGLRETYAGAWQGLTHEEIIESFGEQYAAWKRGEPVRRGGGELETEVADRAAPVVLEAADKLPDGGTLVVVSHGGTIRTTIGRLLGLEPRTWEALGGLSNCCWSVLGEGARGWRLLEHNAGSLPEPVLGDDD from the coding sequence CTGAACGGCACGCACGGCGGCCGTGGCCGCCGCATCGTCCTGTGGCGCCACGGCCAGACCGCCTGGAACATAGAGCGGCGCTTCCAGGGCTCTCTGGACATCGAGCTCACCGACACCGGTGTCGCGCAGGCGCACCGGGCGGCCCGGCTGCTGGCCGCCCTGAAGCCGGACGCGATCATCGCCTCCGATCTGAAGCGGGTGGCGGCCACGGCCGCCGAGCTGTCCGCCGTCACGGGGCTGTCGATCACGCATGACGCGGGGCTGCGGGAGACCTACGCGGGCGCGTGGCAGGGGCTGACCCACGAGGAGATCATCGAGAGCTTCGGCGAGCAGTACGCGGCGTGGAAGCGCGGCGAGCCGGTCCGGCGCGGTGGCGGTGAGCTGGAGACCGAGGTCGCCGACCGGGCGGCGCCGGTGGTGCTGGAGGCCGCCGACAAGCTGCCGGACGGCGGCACGCTCGTGGTGGTCAGCCACGGCGGCACGATCCGCACCACCATCGGCCGGCTGCTCGGCCTGGAGCCCCGGACCTGGGAGGCGCTGGGCGGCCTGTCCAACTGCTGCTGGTCCGTTCTGGGCGAGGGCGCGCGGGGCTGGCGGCTGCTGGAGCACAACGCCGGATCGCTGCCCGAGCCGGTGCTCGGCGACGACGACTGA
- a CDS encoding helix-turn-helix transcriptional regulator, with protein MTANTRRRRPELAAFLRSRRARVTPADVGMAPGLRRRTPGLRREEVAQLSGVGVTWYTWLEQGRPINASVQVLDAIARTLRLDRAEREHLYHLAEVPYVPNREGEPRTVGPEVRGIIEALDPLPAVVYNARYDVLTANAAYDGLFPAMLLSPAPERNALWQLFVAHRCCAPYVNLDEELPLLVATLRGGYGRHVGEPAWERFITRLLEASDDFARLWRSGDVAPQGSRIKVVWHASVGEIRLTSTSMLVSGAPETRVVVYTPCDEESRDHVRRVRTLHDPLIGCPVHAKPLSVMRAEQAAAKETVPAAERAPAVDTAPAVERAAGSGAESSDPASL; from the coding sequence ATGACCGCGAACACTCGGCGCAGACGGCCCGAGCTGGCCGCCTTCCTGCGCAGCCGCCGCGCCCGGGTCACCCCCGCCGATGTGGGCATGGCGCCCGGTCTGCGGCGCCGCACCCCGGGGCTGCGCCGTGAGGAGGTCGCCCAGCTCTCCGGCGTCGGCGTGACCTGGTACACCTGGCTGGAGCAGGGCCGTCCGATCAACGCGAGCGTGCAGGTGCTGGACGCGATCGCGCGCACCCTGCGGCTGGACCGGGCCGAGCGCGAGCACCTCTACCACCTGGCCGAGGTGCCGTATGTGCCGAACCGGGAGGGCGAGCCGCGGACGGTGGGCCCGGAGGTGCGGGGCATCATCGAGGCGCTCGACCCGCTCCCCGCGGTGGTCTACAACGCCCGCTACGACGTCCTGACCGCCAATGCCGCCTACGACGGCCTCTTCCCGGCCATGCTGCTCTCCCCCGCCCCCGAGCGGAACGCACTGTGGCAGCTGTTCGTGGCCCACCGCTGCTGTGCCCCGTATGTGAACCTCGATGAGGAGCTGCCGCTCCTGGTGGCCACGCTGCGCGGCGGCTACGGACGCCATGTGGGCGAGCCCGCGTGGGAGCGCTTCATCACCCGGCTGCTGGAAGCCAGCGACGACTTCGCCCGGCTGTGGCGGAGCGGGGACGTCGCGCCGCAGGGCTCCCGGATCAAGGTGGTGTGGCATGCCTCCGTCGGCGAGATCCGGCTGACCTCGACCTCGATGCTGGTCAGTGGGGCGCCGGAGACCCGGGTCGTGGTCTACACCCCCTGCGACGAGGAGAGCCGCGACCATGTCCGGCGGGTGCGCACCCTCCACGACCCGCTGATCGGCTGCCCGGTGCACGCCAAGCCGCTCTCGGTGATGCGAGCGGAACAAGCCGCGGCCAAGGAGACGGTCCCGGCGGCGGAACGAGCCCCGGCGGTGGACACGGCCCCGGCGGTGGAGCGAGCCGCCGGAAGCGGCGCGGAAAGCAGCGATCCCGCCTCCCTGTGA
- a CDS encoding MFS transporter, translated as MRHTTPTTLPPTGDLGGSSKSEATDSRAAESRAADNRAADNPATDSRATRGPVVRGRRPPRPGWLLAIVLTGQLMAVLDVFIVNIAAPTVRADLHASGAGLQLVIAGYTISYAVLLITGARLGALIGHRRMFLTGLAVFTGASLACGLAATTGQLVAFRFVQGGGAALMLPQVLSLIQRTFTGGSRARALGAYAAVLASGAAGGQIVGGALVEADLLGFGWRPVFLVNVPIGLLLLILGPRLLHEPADPPRPADPPRPADPPLPAAPPRPRAEGPAARRSGPYLPGLDLPGLVLLAAAVLLFTVPLVLGQERGWPLWGWITLGLSAVLVALFAAYETRLARRGGTPLISPRVVRAPGMPLAVIRIALGMAANAGFMFAMTLHVQGGLGYSPLRAGLTFVPMAVAFGVVGLNWQRLPARWQAVTVPGGFLLAAASFAGAGLVLRGGTDGGPWLLVALTAAGAGLSFAYSPLLTRTLTTVRQQDAADASGVLVTAAQLGLLTGVAVFGAVFLGATDGTVPSVGASADALWVTCVALAGGALCGVLMSLVRRVGNLR; from the coding sequence ATGAGACACACCACCCCGACCACCCTTCCTCCGACGGGGGACCTCGGTGGATCCAGTAAAAGCGAGGCCACTGACAGCCGGGCCGCCGAGAGCCGGGCCGCGGACAACCGGGCCGCTGACAACCCGGCCACTGACAGCCGGGCCACCCGCGGCCCGGTTGTCCGCGGCCGGCGGCCGCCGCGCCCCGGCTGGCTGCTCGCGATCGTCCTCACCGGCCAGCTCATGGCCGTCCTCGACGTCTTCATCGTCAATATCGCCGCCCCGACCGTCCGCGCCGATCTGCACGCCTCCGGCGCCGGGCTGCAACTCGTCATCGCGGGCTACACCATCTCCTACGCCGTGCTGCTGATCACCGGCGCGCGGCTGGGCGCCCTGATCGGCCACCGGCGGATGTTCCTGACCGGGCTCGCGGTCTTCACCGGCGCCTCGCTCGCCTGTGGGCTGGCCGCCACCACCGGGCAGCTGGTCGCCTTCCGGTTCGTCCAGGGCGGGGGCGCCGCGCTGATGCTGCCGCAGGTGCTGAGCCTGATCCAGCGGACGTTCACGGGCGGTTCACGGGCGCGGGCGCTGGGCGCGTACGCCGCGGTGCTGGCCTCCGGCGCGGCCGGCGGGCAGATCGTGGGCGGGGCGCTGGTCGAGGCCGATCTCCTCGGCTTCGGCTGGCGCCCGGTCTTCCTGGTGAACGTGCCGATCGGGCTGTTGCTGCTCATCCTTGGGCCGCGGCTGCTGCACGAACCCGCCGATCCGCCGCGTCCCGCCGATCCGCCGCGTCCCGCCGATCCGCCGCTCCCGGCCGCTCCGCCACGCCCCCGCGCGGAAGGCCCGGCAGCCCGCCGGAGCGGCCCGTACCTGCCCGGCCTGGACCTGCCCGGTCTGGTGCTCCTCGCGGCGGCCGTGCTGCTGTTCACGGTGCCTCTGGTGCTCGGGCAGGAGCGGGGCTGGCCGCTGTGGGGCTGGATCACGCTGGGGCTGAGCGCGGTCCTCGTGGCGCTCTTCGCCGCGTACGAGACACGGCTGGCCCGGCGTGGCGGTACGCCGCTGATCTCCCCACGGGTGGTGCGGGCGCCGGGGATGCCGCTCGCGGTGATCCGTATCGCGCTGGGGATGGCGGCCAACGCGGGCTTCATGTTCGCCATGACCCTGCATGTGCAGGGCGGACTCGGCTACAGCCCGCTGCGGGCGGGGCTGACGTTCGTCCCCATGGCGGTCGCGTTCGGCGTCGTCGGCCTCAACTGGCAGCGGCTGCCCGCGCGCTGGCAGGCCGTGACGGTACCGGGCGGATTCCTGCTGGCGGCCGCCTCGTTCGCCGGGGCCGGTCTGGTGCTGCGCGGGGGAACGGACGGCGGCCCGTGGCTCCTCGTCGCCCTTACGGCCGCCGGCGCGGGACTCTCGTTCGCCTACAGCCCCCTGCTCACGCGGACGTTGACGACCGTAAGGCAGCAGGACGCGGCGGACGCCAGCGGGGTTCTGGTGACAGCGGCTCAACTCGGCCTGCTCACCGGCGTCGCGGTTTTCGGGGCCGTGTTCCTGGGCGCGACGGACGGTACGGTGCCCAGTGTGGGCGCCTCCGCGGACGCCCTGTGGGTGACCTGCGTCGCCTTGGCCGGGGGCGCGCTGTGCGGAGTACTGATGAGTCTGGTGAGACGAGTGGGGAATCTCCGCTGA
- the leuS gene encoding leucine--tRNA ligase gives MSETNAAAEVAAPHRYTAALAADIEARWQDFWDAHGTYEAPNPGGDLAGDAQAVARPKKFVMDMFPYPSGAGLHVGHPLGYIATDVFARYHRMTGHNVLHTLGFDAFGLPAEQYAVQTGTHPRVSTEANIENMRRQLRRLGLGHDQRRSFATIDPDYYRWTQWIFLQIFNSWYDPEAQTARPIDTLVQQFASGERPTPDGRPWAQLTESERADILGEYRLAYASDAPVNWCPGLGTVLANEEVTADGRSERGNFPVFKAKLRQWNMRITAYADRLLDDLDELDWPEAIKLQQRNWIGRSEGARVDFPVTDHADAKITIFTTRQDTLFGATYMVLAPEHGLVDEIVPDAWPEGTRDAWTGGHATPAQAVDAYRKQAAAKSDVERQAEVKEKTGVFTGAYATNPVSGERVPVFIADYVLMGYGTGAIMAVPAHDSRDFAFARAFELPMRCVVEPSDDRGTDPSTWDDAFASYDAKIVNSTGESVSLDGLGVVEAKARITEWLESRSIGEGTVNFRLRDWLFSRQRYWGEPFPIVYDEEGVAHALPESMLPLKLPEVEDYSPRTFDPDDSDTSPETPLSRNEDWVNVVLDLGDGRGPRPFRRETNTMPNWAGSCWYELRYLDPHNSERLVDPEAERYWMGPREGRPHGGVDLYVGGAEHAVLHLLYARFWSKVLFDLGHVSSVEPFHKLYNQGMIQAYVYRDSRGIAVPAAEVEERDGAYWYQGEQVSRLLGKMGKSLKNAVTPDEICAEYGADTLRLYEMAMGPLDVSRPWDTRAVVGQYRLLQRLWRNVVDEGTGEVTVVDTEPDEATLRALHKAIDGVRQDMEGLRFNTAIAKITELNNHVTKVREVPRSVAEGLVLLISPLAPHVAEELWRRLGHSASVVHEPFPVADPAYVVDETVTCVVQVKGKVKARLEVAPSISDEELEALALGDPAVVAALNGAGIRKVIVRAPKLVNIVPA, from the coding sequence ATGAGCGAGACCAATGCCGCGGCCGAGGTGGCCGCGCCGCACCGCTACACGGCCGCCTTGGCCGCCGACATCGAAGCCCGCTGGCAGGACTTCTGGGACGCGCACGGCACGTATGAGGCGCCCAACCCGGGCGGGGACCTGGCCGGCGACGCCCAGGCCGTCGCCCGGCCCAAGAAGTTCGTCATGGACATGTTCCCGTACCCCTCGGGCGCGGGGCTGCACGTGGGCCATCCGCTGGGCTACATCGCCACTGATGTGTTCGCCCGCTACCACCGCATGACGGGTCACAACGTCCTGCACACCCTGGGCTTCGACGCCTTCGGCCTGCCCGCCGAGCAGTACGCGGTGCAGACCGGCACCCACCCGCGGGTCAGCACCGAGGCCAACATCGAGAACATGCGGCGGCAGCTGCGCCGGCTGGGCCTGGGTCACGACCAGCGCCGCTCCTTCGCGACGATCGACCCGGACTACTACCGCTGGACCCAGTGGATCTTCCTGCAGATCTTCAACTCCTGGTACGACCCGGAGGCGCAGACCGCGCGCCCCATCGACACCCTGGTCCAGCAGTTCGCCTCGGGTGAGCGCCCGACCCCCGACGGCCGCCCCTGGGCCCAGCTGACCGAATCCGAGCGCGCCGACATCCTGGGCGAATACCGCCTGGCCTACGCCTCGGACGCGCCCGTCAACTGGTGCCCCGGCCTGGGCACCGTGCTGGCCAACGAGGAGGTCACCGCGGACGGCCGCTCCGAGCGCGGCAACTTCCCGGTCTTCAAGGCCAAGCTGCGCCAGTGGAACATGCGCATCACCGCCTACGCCGACCGGCTGCTGGACGACCTGGACGAGCTGGACTGGCCCGAGGCCATCAAGCTGCAGCAGCGCAACTGGATCGGCCGCAGCGAGGGCGCCCGGGTCGACTTCCCGGTGACCGACCACGCCGACGCCAAGATCACGATCTTCACCACCCGCCAGGACACCCTGTTCGGCGCCACCTATATGGTCCTGGCGCCCGAGCACGGCCTGGTGGACGAGATCGTGCCGGACGCCTGGCCCGAGGGCACCCGCGACGCCTGGACCGGCGGCCACGCCACCCCGGCCCAGGCCGTCGACGCCTACCGCAAGCAGGCCGCGGCCAAGTCCGACGTCGAGCGGCAGGCCGAGGTCAAGGAGAAGACCGGCGTCTTCACCGGTGCGTACGCCACCAACCCGGTGAGCGGCGAGCGGGTGCCCGTCTTCATCGCCGACTACGTCCTGATGGGCTACGGCACCGGCGCGATCATGGCCGTTCCGGCCCACGACAGCCGTGACTTCGCCTTCGCCCGCGCCTTCGAGCTGCCCATGCGCTGCGTCGTCGAGCCGTCCGACGATCGCGGCACGGACCCGTCCACCTGGGACGACGCCTTCGCCTCGTACGACGCGAAGATCGTCAACTCGACGGGGGAGTCCGTATCGCTGGACGGGCTGGGTGTCGTCGAGGCCAAGGCGCGCATCACCGAGTGGCTGGAGTCCCGCTCCATCGGCGAGGGCACCGTCAACTTCCGGCTGCGCGACTGGCTGTTCAGCCGGCAGCGCTACTGGGGCGAGCCGTTCCCGATCGTCTACGACGAGGAGGGCGTGGCCCACGCCCTGCCCGAGTCGATGCTGCCCCTGAAGCTGCCCGAGGTCGAGGACTACTCGCCGCGCACCTTCGACCCGGACGACTCGGACACCTCCCCGGAGACCCCGCTGTCCCGGAACGAGGACTGGGTCAACGTGGTGCTGGACCTGGGCGACGGGCGCGGGCCGCGGCCGTTCCGCCGTGAGACCAACACCATGCCCAACTGGGCCGGATCCTGCTGGTACGAGCTGCGCTACCTGGACCCGCACAACAGCGAGCGGCTGGTCGACCCCGAGGCCGAGCGCTACTGGATGGGCCCGCGCGAGGGCCGGCCGCACGGCGGTGTCGACCTGTACGTCGGCGGCGCCGAGCATGCGGTGCTGCATCTGCTGTACGCCCGGTTCTGGTCCAAGGTGCTGTTCGACCTGGGCCATGTCTCCTCGGTCGAGCCGTTCCACAAGCTGTACAACCAGGGCATGATCCAGGCGTATGTCTACCGGGACAGCCGCGGTATCGCCGTTCCGGCCGCCGAGGTCGAGGAGCGGGACGGGGCCTATTGGTACCAGGGCGAGCAGGTCAGCCGGCTGCTGGGCAAGATGGGCAAGTCCCTGAAGAACGCCGTCACGCCGGACGAGATCTGCGCCGAGTACGGGGCCGACACCCTGCGGCTGTACGAGATGGCCATGGGCCCGCTGGATGTCTCGCGGCCCTGGGACACCCGCGCCGTGGTCGGCCAGTACCGGCTGCTGCAGCGGCTGTGGCGCAATGTCGTCGACGAGGGCACCGGTGAGGTCACCGTCGTCGACACCGAGCCCGACGAGGCCACCCTGCGCGCCCTGCACAAGGCGATCGACGGCGTCCGGCAGGACATGGAGGGCCTGCGCTTCAACACCGCCATCGCCAAGATCACCGAGCTGAACAACCACGTCACCAAGGTGCGCGAGGTGCCCCGCTCGGTGGCCGAGGGGCTGGTGCTGCTGATCTCGCCGCTGGCCCCGCATGTCGCCGAGGAGCTGTGGCGCAGGCTGGGCCACTCCGCCTCCGTCGTCCACGAGCCCTTCCCGGTCGCCGACCCGGCGTATGTCGTGGACGAGACCGTCACCTGTGTGGTCCAGGTCAAGGGCAAGGTCAAGGCCCGGCTGGAGGTCGCGCCCTCGATCTCGGACGAGGAGCTGGAGGCGCTGGCGCTGGGTGACCCGGCGGTCGTGGCGGCGCTGAACGGGGCGGGTATCCGTAAGGTCATCGTGCGCGCGCCGAAGCTGGTCAACATCGTTCCGGCCTGA
- a CDS encoding DegV family protein, with protein sequence MSRHVAIVTDSTAYLPQDAMERHRITAVPLTVVLGDRALEEGTEISARSLAQALQKRKPVTTSRPSPEMFAAAYRAAAEEGATGIVSLHLSAEFSGTYDAAALAAQDAPVPVRVVDSGMVAMALGFCALAAAETAEGGGTLDEAVAAAEKRADGTAAYFYVDTLDYLRRGGRIGAAQALLGSALAVKPLLQLDEGRIELREKVRTASRAIARLEEIVVERAGRSPVDIAVQHLAAGERAAALAERLRDRVPGLAELYVSEVGAVIGAHTGPGLLGAVVSPR encoded by the coding sequence ATGTCCCGCCATGTCGCGATCGTGACTGATTCAACGGCTTACTTGCCGCAGGATGCGATGGAGCGGCATCGCATCACCGCGGTGCCGCTGACGGTCGTGCTCGGAGACCGGGCCCTGGAAGAAGGCACTGAGATCTCGGCCCGGTCCCTCGCGCAGGCGTTGCAGAAGCGGAAGCCGGTGACGACGTCCCGGCCAAGTCCGGAGATGTTCGCGGCCGCCTACCGGGCCGCCGCCGAGGAGGGCGCGACGGGCATCGTCTCCCTGCATCTGTCGGCCGAGTTCTCCGGTACCTACGACGCGGCGGCGCTCGCGGCACAGGACGCGCCCGTTCCGGTGCGGGTGGTGGACAGCGGAATGGTCGCGATGGCGCTGGGCTTCTGCGCGCTGGCGGCGGCCGAGACGGCGGAGGGCGGCGGCACGCTGGACGAGGCCGTGGCGGCGGCGGAGAAACGGGCCGACGGCACCGCCGCCTACTTCTACGTCGACACCCTCGACTATCTGCGGCGCGGCGGCCGTATCGGCGCGGCCCAGGCCCTGCTCGGCTCGGCGCTCGCGGTCAAACCGCTGCTCCAGCTCGACGAGGGGCGGATCGAGCTGCGGGAGAAGGTCCGTACCGCTTCGAGGGCTATCGCCCGGCTCGAGGAGATCGTGGTGGAGCGGGCGGGCCGGAGTCCGGTCGACATCGCGGTGCAGCACCTGGCGGCGGGCGAACGGGCGGCGGCGCTCGCGGAGCGGCTGCGGGACCGGGTGCCGGGGCTGGCGGAGCTGTACGTGAGCGAGGTGGGCGCGGTGATCGGGGCCCACACCGGGCCGGGGCTGCTGGGCGCGGTGGTCTCTCCGCGGTAG
- a CDS encoding ComEA family DNA-binding protein, whose product MRTRSRTVTTGPGRGRHRDGGAGRRPRPLSGAGSSRAGGHHRTDHRRTDPTAPARAGRVAALFSTPSAPPIAVGSIALGSRDGPRGAAKARDEELLAGEASAAEAEEVRSGEVRNEGARRGEPEEPPRDAREGLFEEAIEGEPGDGPLRRRDRVRLALRERLPVWLQLRCGMELRTVAALAVALLAAVAFAAYHFWTGRPQTVRAPDPEPPRAAPSEPGSMPRGRLTPTGGGRTVVVDVTGKVRLPGLRKLPPGARVADALEAAGGVRPGADLSGLNRARPLVDGEQIVVGAPAGGPPAPGAAAGPAAGAPNAPDGPNAPDGPNAPGDPNVANGANAPAGPGAPGGSVSLNSATAEQLDTLPGVGPVLARHILDYRTQHGGFRSIDELREVNGIGERRFADLRPLVRP is encoded by the coding sequence ATGAGGACACGATCACGCACAGTAACCACGGGTCCGGGGCGCGGCCGTCATCGCGACGGCGGGGCCGGCCGCCGCCCACGCCCGCTCTCCGGCGCCGGTTCGTCTCGCGCCGGGGGCCATCACCGCACCGACCACCGCCGGACCGATCCCACCGCCCCCGCACGCGCCGGCCGCGTGGCGGCGCTCTTCTCCACACCGTCGGCGCCCCCGATCGCGGTCGGGTCGATCGCCTTGGGCAGCCGGGACGGGCCGAGGGGTGCTGCGAAGGCCCGGGACGAGGAGCTGTTGGCCGGGGAAGCGTCTGCTGCGGAGGCGGAGGAGGTACGGAGCGGGGAGGTCAGGAACGAGGGGGCCCGCCGGGGCGAGCCCGAGGAGCCGCCTCGGGACGCGCGCGAGGGCTTGTTCGAGGAGGCGATTGAGGGCGAGCCCGGGGACGGTCCGCTGCGCCGTCGCGACCGGGTAAGGCTCGCCCTGCGCGAGCGGCTGCCGGTGTGGCTTCAGCTGCGCTGCGGTATGGAGCTGAGAACGGTCGCCGCCCTGGCCGTCGCCCTGCTCGCCGCGGTGGCCTTCGCGGCGTATCACTTCTGGACCGGCCGTCCCCAGACCGTGCGCGCACCGGATCCGGAGCCCCCGCGCGCCGCGCCCTCGGAACCCGGCTCGATGCCCAGGGGACGGCTCACCCCAACCGGCGGCGGTCGCACGGTCGTGGTGGATGTGACCGGCAAGGTCCGCCTGCCGGGACTGCGGAAGCTGCCGCCCGGGGCGCGGGTCGCCGACGCCCTCGAAGCGGCGGGTGGAGTACGGCCGGGCGCCGACCTGAGCGGGCTGAACCGGGCCCGGCCACTGGTGGACGGGGAGCAGATCGTCGTCGGCGCCCCCGCGGGCGGACCACCCGCACCGGGTGCGGCGGCAGGTCCGGCCGCCGGCGCACCGAACGCACCCGACGGCCCGAACGCACCCGACGGCCCGAACGCGCCCGGTGACCCGAACGTGGCCAACGGCGCGAACGCACCGGCCGGTCCCGGGGCGCCCGGTGGCTCGGTCAGCCTCAACTCCGCGACCGCCGAACAGCTCGACACCCTCCCGGGAGTCGGCCCCGTCCTGGCCCGGCACATCCTCGACTACCGCACCCAGCACGGAGGTTTCCGCTCCATCGATGAACTCCGCGAGGTGAACGGCATCGGTGAGCGCCGGTTCGCCGATCTGCGTCCGCTGGTCCGGCCATGA